One stretch of Enterobacter sp. RHBSTW-00994 DNA includes these proteins:
- the ilvC gene encoding ketol-acid reductoisomerase: protein MANYFNTLNLRQQLAQLGKCRFMARDEFADGASYLQGKKVVIVGCGAQGLNQGLNMRDSGLDISYALRKEAIAEKRASWRKATENGFKVGTYEELIPQADLVVNLTPDKQHSDVVRSVQPLMKDGAALGYSHGFNIVEVGEQIRKDITVVMVAPKCPGTEVREEYKRGFGVPTLIAVHPENDPKGEGMAIAKAWAAATGGHRAGVLESSFVAEVKSDLMGEQTILCGMLQAGSLLCFDKLVEEGTDPAYAEKLIQFGWETITEALKQGGITLMMDRLSNPAKLRAYALSEQLKEIMAPLFQKHMDDIISGEFSSGMMADWANDDKKLLTWREETGKTAFETAAQFDGKISEQEYFDKGVLMIAMVKAGVELAFETMVDSGIIEESAYYESLHELPLIANTIARKRLYEMNVVISDTAEYGNYLFSYACVPLLKEFMTTLQAGDLGKAIAEGAVDNAQLRDVNEAIRSHAIESVGHKLRGYMTDMKRIAVAG from the coding sequence ATGGCTAACTACTTTAATACGTTGAACCTGCGCCAGCAGCTGGCTCAGTTGGGCAAATGTCGCTTCATGGCGCGCGACGAATTTGCTGATGGCGCAAGCTACCTTCAGGGTAAAAAAGTGGTCATCGTTGGCTGTGGCGCTCAGGGCCTGAACCAGGGTCTGAACATGCGTGATTCTGGTCTGGATATCTCCTACGCTCTGCGTAAAGAAGCGATTGCTGAGAAGCGTGCTTCCTGGCGTAAAGCCACTGAAAACGGCTTCAAAGTAGGGACCTACGAAGAGCTGATCCCACAGGCTGATCTGGTGGTTAACCTGACGCCAGACAAACAGCACTCTGACGTTGTGCGTTCCGTTCAGCCGCTGATGAAAGACGGTGCAGCGCTGGGCTACTCTCACGGTTTCAACATTGTGGAAGTCGGCGAGCAGATCCGTAAAGACATCACCGTGGTGATGGTTGCGCCAAAATGCCCTGGTACTGAAGTTCGTGAAGAATACAAACGTGGTTTCGGTGTTCCAACGCTGATTGCCGTTCACCCGGAAAACGATCCGAAAGGCGAAGGGATGGCGATTGCCAAAGCCTGGGCTGCTGCAACGGGTGGTCACCGCGCGGGTGTTCTGGAATCATCCTTCGTTGCCGAAGTGAAATCTGACCTGATGGGCGAGCAGACCATCCTGTGTGGTATGTTGCAGGCAGGTTCTCTGCTGTGCTTCGACAAGCTGGTGGAAGAAGGGACAGACCCGGCATATGCAGAAAAACTGATTCAGTTCGGCTGGGAAACCATCACCGAAGCGCTGAAACAGGGTGGCATCACGCTGATGATGGATCGTCTGTCCAACCCAGCGAAACTGCGCGCTTATGCGCTGTCTGAACAACTGAAAGAGATCATGGCTCCACTGTTCCAGAAACATATGGACGATATCATCTCCGGTGAATTCTCCTCCGGGATGATGGCTGACTGGGCAAATGACGATAAGAAACTGCTGACCTGGCGCGAAGAAACCGGTAAAACCGCGTTTGAAACCGCCGCACAGTTTGACGGTAAAATCAGCGAGCAAGAGTACTTCGATAAAGGCGTGCTGATGATCGCGATGGTGAAAGCGGGCGTTGAGCTGGCATTCGAAACCATGGTTGATTCCGGCATTATTGAAGAGTCTGCTTACTATGAATCACTGCACGAACTGCCGCTGATTGCGAACACCATTGCCCGTAAGCGTCTGTACGAAATGAACGTGGTTATCTCAGATACTGCTGAATACGGTAACTACCTGTTCTCTTACGCATGTGTGCCGCTGCTGAAAGAGTTCATGACCACCCTGCAAGCGGGCGATCTGGGCAAAGCGATTGCGGAAGGTGCAGTCGATAACGCGCAGCTGCGTGATGTGAATGAAGCGATTCGCAGCCATGCTATTGAAAGCGTGGGCCACAAACTGCGTGGCTACATGACCGATATGAAACGTATCGCAGTAGCAGGGTAA
- the ppiC gene encoding peptidylprolyl isomerase PpiC: MVKTAAALHILVKEEKLAQEILAKLERGISFDHLAKRYSKCPSGRNGGDLGEFKQGAMVGPFDQAVFSCPLLKPYGPVKTKFGYHIIKVLYRR; encoded by the coding sequence ATGGTAAAGACCGCAGCAGCCCTGCACATTCTGGTAAAAGAAGAAAAACTGGCGCAGGAGATCCTCGCGAAGCTGGAACGAGGGATCAGTTTTGATCATCTGGCTAAACGTTACTCGAAATGCCCATCGGGGCGTAACGGTGGTGATTTGGGCGAATTTAAACAGGGCGCAATGGTCGGCCCCTTTGATCAGGCAGTATTTAGTTGCCCACTTCTGAAACCCTACGGCCCTGTCAAAACCAAGTTCGGTTACCACATCATTAAGGTGCTGTATCGCCGCTGA
- the ppiC gene encoding peptidylprolyl isomerase PpiC: MAKTAAAMHILVKEEKLALDLLEQIKNGGDFEKLAKKHSTCPSGKKGGHLGEFRQGQMVPAFDKVVFSCPVLEPTGPLHTQFGYHIIKVLYRN; this comes from the coding sequence ATGGCGAAAACAGCGGCAGCAATGCACATCCTGGTTAAAGAAGAGAAACTGGCCCTCGACCTGCTGGAACAGATTAAAAACGGCGGTGATTTCGAGAAGCTGGCGAAAAAACATTCCACTTGCCCGTCTGGTAAAAAAGGCGGTCACTTAGGTGAATTCCGTCAGGGCCAGATGGTTCCGGCGTTCGATAAAGTGGTGTTCTCTTGCCCGGTGCTGGAACCAACCGGCCCGCTGCATACCCAGTTCGGCTACCACATCATTAAAGTGCTGTACCGTAACTAA